In the Deltaproteobacteria bacterium genome, TCCGGGAAGTAGCGGGACGGCACCCACACCTTCGCGTCGAAGTTGGTGCATCCGAGAATCCGCAGCTCGCGCATGATGCGGATGTAGTCCGGCGACTCGATGAAGCCCTGCCATGCCTGGAGGGAGTCGAACTCGACCATGATGGCGACCTGGGGGCTGACCTCCAGCGGGTTGCGCAGGTTGCGGATCTCGCGGACTCCGGGGGCCGCCAGGGTCATGGGCAGCCAGTCGTTCTTCGCCTTGTTGCTGTAGATGGTGAGGTTGGCCTTCTGGTCGGGCAGGTCCCACTGAACGATGTAATATACCATGCTTGTTCCTTGCCTGTTCCTTACATGAGGGTGCGGACGAGCCCGCCGTCGATCAGGATAGCCGTGCCGGTGATGTAGCTCGCGCGGTCGGAGCCGAGGAAGACCACCAGGTCGGCCACTTCCTCGGACTGCCCGAAACGTTTCACGGGGATCTCCTCCCGGCTCTGCTGCTGCACCTGCTCCAGCGGCAGGTTCATCCGCTTGGCCCGGGCCACGTTGAGGCTGTGGTGCCGCTCGGTGTCGATGCGGCCGGGCAGCACCGTGTTGACGAGGATGTTGTCCGGCCCCAGCTCGCGCGACAAGGTCCGCGCCCAGCCCACGACGCCCGTGCGGAACGTGTTGGACAGGATCAGGCCGGCGATGGGCTCCTTGACCCCGTAGGAAGTGATGTTGATGATGCGTCCCGCCCCCACCTTCTTCATGTGCGGCACGGCCTCGCGGGTGAGCCGCACGGTGCCCATGAGGCTCAGGTTGTAGGCCGCCATCCAGTCGTCCTCGCTCAGGGCGTCGAAGGTCCCGAACGGAGGGCCGCCGGCGTTGTTCACGATCACGTCCACGCGCCCGAAGGCCTCGACGCTCTTTTCCACGTAGTTGCGGATGTCGTCGTAGCTGGACATGTCCGCCGGCGTGGCCAGGACCTCGCCGCCGGTGGACTTGCGGATCTCCTCCGCGGCCTTCTCCAGCGCCTCGCTGCCGCGGGCGCACATGCTCACCTTGGCCCCCTCGCGGGCGAAACCCTCGGCGATGGCCCGCCCCATCCCCTGGCTCGCGCCCGCCACCAGCGCCACCTTGCCTGTCAAACCCAGATCCATCCAAAGCTCCTTGTCATGTCGGGCGCCGTCACTTCTGCGTCCAGTAAATGTTGTCGTCGAACTCGGAATCCAGCCGCATCAGGTAGAGCGCCAGCATCCCGTGGGCGCCCAGCGGACGCAACTGCCGCGGGTCCCGGGTCTTCAGGGCGGCGACCTCCTCGTCGCTCAGGTCATAGCCGGACAAGGCCGTGTCGAGGTCGGACTTGGCCTGGTCCACGGCGCCGGGCTTCATCTTGAGGTCGAAGAGGAACCGGTTCAGGTGATATCGGCTCATGAGGTGCTCTCGGGTGCGTTGTGGTCGCGGACTCGGCCGGGTGAGGGGTGCCGGAGCGTCAGATCTTCCAACTGGCGAAACCCCATCCGGTGGCGACGTGGTCGGGCATGTAGAAGGTGTCGGCGGCCGGCGTGTCGCTCACGGCTCCCACCGTGACCATCCAGTTCAGGAACTCGGTGTTGCCGGACTGGCGCAGTTGCTCCAGGGTCAGGTCCGCCAGCGCGGCGCCCCGGCCCGCGCGCATCCGCTCCAGCAACCCTTGGTCGAAGCTCGTGTCGATCTCGCCGATCCGGGGCGACCCAGGAAAGTGCGACAGCCCACCGGTGGCGAGCATGGCCACCCGTTCGGGCGCCGCGTCCGCCACCTCCCGGATCAGCCTTCCAAGCGCGTAGCAGCGGGCCGGCGTGGGCAGCGGGTCGATCCAGGTGTTGACGAAAATCGGCAGGATCGGGATCTCCGGCTCGCGCAGCAGGAAATGCAGCGGCACGAGCTGGGTGTGCTGCAGCTCGATGTCCTCGCCGAAGGACAGGTCGAGACCGGCGTCCACCCCGGCCTTCAGGATGGCGCGGCCGAGATCGGCATGGTTGCGGTAGTGGAACCGGTGGCGGGTGAACTGGCCGCGCACCTCGTCCGCCAGCGTCACGAAGAACGTCGGTATGTTGTCGAAGAAGAAGTTCACGAACTGGTCGTTGGCCACCACGATCAGCACGTCGGGCCGGGCCGCTTCAAGGTCGGCGCGAAGCACGGAAAAAGCGTGCTCGGCGTCCTGCCGCAGCTTCTGCTGCGCCTCCAGGGAGGGCCTGGTCCCGGCCGCCTGCGGCGCCATGCGGTAGTGGAGCGTCATGAACTCTTCCCACTCCGCGCCCGGTTCGAGCAGGATGTTGGGGGCGTGGCTTGCGGCCACGGCGGCGACGAATGGCATCTTGAGCGGATTCCCTTCTGAATGGGTGGCAAATGATGGTATAATCCGGTCCAACAAATTTCAACCAGCCCCAAGGCTCATCGACAGTCGCCGTCCACCATCCGTCATTCCCGCGAAAGCGGGAATCCAGGGGTGGAGCGGGGCAAGGCCAGGGACAAGTTCATGCGGAAATGGTTCTGGTGCGTTCTCCTCGTCTACGGACTCGCGGCTTTCCCCGCCCCTTCAATGGGGGAGCCGTGGGAGCCCGCTACCGCGGTTTTTGAATACCGTGAGCCCACCGACGACGAGACCGGCGAAAGTCACGCTTCCACGATCATCGGGGACCGGACGACGTACATCGCCGAACACAAGGACACCCTGCTCGACGTCGCCCGCCGGAACCACCTCGGCTACACGGAGCTGATGCTGGCCAACCCGGGCGTGGACCCCTGGCTGCCCGGCAAGGGCACGCCGGTGGCGATCCCGTCCCGGTGGATCCTTCCCGACGCCCCGCGCGAGGGCATCGTCCTCAACATCCCCGAGATGAGACTGTACTACTATCTGCCGGACTCCAGGGTGATGACGTTTCCGCTTGGGGTGGGCGTCGAGGGCCAGCACACGCCCGCGGGGAAGTACCGCATCCGGCAGAAGCGCGAGAACCCCACCTGGTACGTGCCGGTTTCGATCCAGAAAGAGCGGGGGCCGGACCAACCCAAGGTGGTCCCGCCGGGGCCTGACAACCCGTTGGGCAAGTACTGGATGCGCCTGGACCATACCAGCTATGGCATCCACGGCACCAACCACCCCTGGGCCATCGGCCGCCGCGTGACGCACGGCTGCATCCGCCTCTACCCCGAGGATATCGCCTACCTCTATTCCATGGTTCCGGAGGGGACGCCCACGCGCGTGCTCTACCAACACGCCAAGGTGGGTGTCCGGGACGGGAAGGCCTACTTCCAGGTCTACCGCTACGGGCGCGCCACCGACAGCGAGCTCATGGCCATCCTCATCGGGCGGATCGTCAGCCTCAAGCTCGACGTCGACCTGCGCAAGTTGCGGGAACTCCTGCCGGACCTGCCCGACGGCGCCATGACCCCCCTGCCGCCGCGGGAAACGAAACCCCTGATGGCGGATACCGCCGCGGGAACCGCCTCCTGAAACACGCCGCGGAGCGGCATCACGTCCGGTACTTCTCGTCCAGGGCGTACTTCTCCTCGAGCCCCACGATGTCGTGGAAGTCGTCGAACGGCAGCAGCCCGTCCATGAGTTCCTTGGCGGTGCCTTTTTCCCGGAGGTTGGAGTAGTACTTCTGCAGCGCCATGGCCGCTGAATAGAGCGGACCCACCGGCCACACGATCAGTGTGAAGCCCAGCTCCCGCAACTCCGCCGGCGTCATGAGCGGCGTGACCCCGCGCTCGATCATGTTGGCCACCAGCGGACCGGGGATGTTGCGGGCGATCTCGCTCATCTCCTCGCGGCTCTCCGGCGCCTCGATGAAGACGGCGTCGGCGCCGTTCTCCTTGAAGGCGAGGCCGCGCCGGATGGCCTCTTCCAGTCCCAGGGCCTGGCGTGCGTCGGTCCGGGCCACGATGAAGAGATCGCCGTCCGCGCGCGCCGCCGCCGCGGCGTTGAGCTTCTTCAAGTACTCGTCCAGCGGCACCACCTGCTTGCCGCGCATGTGGCCGCAACGCTTGGGCCACACCTGGTCCTCCAGGAACATGCCCGCCGCCCCCGCCCGCATCAGCTCGTTGACGGTGCGCACCACGTTGACCGCGTTGCCGTACCCCGTATCCGAGTCCACGATCACCGGCGTCCGCACCGCGCCGCAGATGCGGTAGATGGTGTTCAGCATCTCGGTCTGCGTGAGGATGCCGAAGTCCGGCTCCCCCAGGAACGTCGCCGAG is a window encoding:
- a CDS encoding SDR family oxidoreductase; its protein translation is MDLGLTGKVALVAGASQGMGRAIAEGFAREGAKVSMCARGSEALEKAAEEIRKSTGGEVLATPADMSSYDDIRNYVEKSVEAFGRVDVIVNNAGGPPFGTFDALSEDDWMAAYNLSLMGTVRLTREAVPHMKKVGAGRIINITSYGVKEPIAGLILSNTFRTGVVGWARTLSRELGPDNILVNTVLPGRIDTERHHSLNVARAKRMNLPLEQVQQQSREEIPVKRFGQSEEVADLVVFLGSDRASYITGTAILIDGGLVRTLM
- a CDS encoding L,D-transpeptidase family protein — translated: MERGKARDKFMRKWFWCVLLVYGLAAFPAPSMGEPWEPATAVFEYREPTDDETGESHASTIIGDRTTYIAEHKDTLLDVARRNHLGYTELMLANPGVDPWLPGKGTPVAIPSRWILPDAPREGIVLNIPEMRLYYYLPDSRVMTFPLGVGVEGQHTPAGKYRIRQKRENPTWYVPVSIQKERGPDQPKVVPPGPDNPLGKYWMRLDHTSYGIHGTNHPWAIGRRVTHGCIRLYPEDIAYLYSMVPEGTPTRVLYQHAKVGVRDGKAYFQVYRYGRATDSELMAILIGRIVSLKLDVDLRKLRELLPDLPDGAMTPLPPRETKPLMADTAAGTAS
- a CDS encoding isocitrate lyase/PEP mutase family protein, with the protein product MSRVKEALDRQGTLVMPGVYDALSARIAERAGFDVIFTTGYGISATFLGEPDFGILTQTEMLNTIYRICGAVRTPVIVDSDTGYGNAVNVVRTVNELMRAGAAGMFLEDQVWPKRCGHMRGKQVVPLDEYLKKLNAAAAARADGDLFIVARTDARQALGLEEAIRRGLAFKENGADAVFIEAPESREEMSEIARNIPGPLVANMIERGVTPLMTPAELRELGFTLIVWPVGPLYSAAMALQKYYSNLREKGTAKELMDGLLPFDDFHDIVGLEEKYALDEKYRT